The Marinobacter sp. ANT_B65 genome has a segment encoding these proteins:
- the aroQ gene encoding type II 3-dehydroquinate dehydratase, which yields MSTILVLHGPNLNMLGTREPEVYGHETLADIDDRLRKKAADNGHHLLHLQSNAEYELIDRVHEARTEGVDFIIINPAAFTHTSVALRDAILASGIPFIEVHLSNVHAREAFRHHSYFSDIAEGVICGLGSQGYELALQAAMQRTHR from the coding sequence ATGTCAACAATTCTCGTGCTCCATGGCCCAAACCTGAACATGCTCGGAACCCGCGAGCCAGAGGTTTATGGCCACGAGACACTCGCGGACATTGACGATCGGTTGCGAAAGAAAGCAGCAGACAATGGCCACCACCTGCTGCACCTGCAGTCGAACGCCGAGTACGAACTTATTGACCGGGTTCACGAAGCCCGGACAGAAGGTGTGGATTTTATCATTATCAATCCTGCCGCTTTTACTCACACCAGCGTTGCCTTACGGGATGCCATACTGGCCTCAGGGATTCCGTTTATAGAAGTACATCTTTCAAACGTGCATGCGCGGGAAGCTTTTCGCCATCACTCTTATTTTTCTGATATCGCCGAAGGCGTTATCTGCGGATTGGGCAGCCAGGGGTACGAACTCGCGCTCCAGGCCGCCATGCAACGAACTCACCGATAG
- a CDS encoding diguanylate cyclase, whose product MSDASQKEKLRQHFARRVTTQARVVLDTWQKIHTNNGSFTTHREELLSAADKLVRYAQRFEMAGHAEAGSNILAIVQHWPTDKPLDESTERQLQDAIDALARSTLRRTDQSNTEAPHQFRRTPVYIALASGEMASRLIRQLEFFGFRASAYDSAEELTEACALHKPETILVDVNFGGSPNAGIATIEHLQERHDTPIPIIFISDEDGTIETRLRASRCGGEEFFYPAVDPGQLIEKIETYTHGNTVEPYRVLVLDDSRAQAKFMETVLKRAGMTAHIITDPMDIINALDTFSPEIIVLDMYMPGCTGMEIARVIRQQDKFHSVPIIYLSAEDDVTKQLHAMSLGGDDFLTKPIDPKHLISTLHNRGRRARSLLALMIRDSLTGLYNHTHTLYLLDQEIVRARQKNQSLCFAMIDIDYFKKVNDTFGHPIGDRVLRSLSMFLKQRLRKTDHVGRYGGEEFAIILPDTRPSDARNVLNEIRERFSELKQPAGDREFNVTFSCGVAAWDDESSQTLRERADRALYASKKHGRNCVMLADS is encoded by the coding sequence ATGAGCGACGCAAGCCAGAAAGAAAAACTCAGGCAGCACTTTGCACGCCGCGTAACCACCCAAGCTCGAGTTGTCCTGGACACCTGGCAAAAAATCCATACCAACAACGGTTCATTTACAACCCATCGCGAAGAGTTGCTCTCTGCCGCTGACAAGCTGGTGCGTTATGCACAGCGTTTCGAGATGGCAGGTCATGCTGAAGCTGGCAGCAATATTCTTGCGATTGTCCAGCACTGGCCGACAGACAAACCTCTGGATGAATCCACCGAGCGGCAACTTCAGGATGCCATTGACGCGCTTGCCCGCAGCACCCTCAGGCGCACCGATCAAAGCAATACAGAAGCCCCCCACCAATTCCGGCGCACACCGGTTTACATCGCACTGGCAAGCGGAGAGATGGCATCCAGACTGATTCGCCAGCTTGAATTTTTCGGCTTCCGCGCTTCAGCCTATGATTCTGCAGAAGAGCTGACCGAGGCCTGCGCTCTTCACAAGCCGGAAACCATACTGGTGGATGTGAATTTTGGCGGCAGTCCAAATGCCGGCATCGCCACTATTGAACACTTGCAGGAACGGCACGACACCCCCATTCCCATTATTTTTATAAGCGATGAAGACGGAACTATCGAGACCCGTCTGCGCGCCTCCCGCTGCGGCGGCGAAGAGTTTTTTTACCCGGCAGTCGATCCAGGCCAACTGATCGAAAAGATCGAAACCTATACTCACGGCAATACTGTTGAGCCCTATCGGGTACTGGTTCTGGACGATTCCAGAGCACAGGCTAAATTCATGGAAACGGTTCTGAAGCGCGCGGGTATGACCGCACATATCATTACCGACCCCATGGATATCATTAATGCTCTCGATACCTTCTCTCCGGAGATTATCGTTCTCGATATGTATATGCCAGGGTGTACCGGCATGGAGATTGCCCGGGTAATCCGCCAGCAGGACAAGTTCCACAGCGTGCCCATCATTTACCTCTCAGCCGAGGACGATGTCACCAAGCAGTTGCATGCCATGAGTCTTGGCGGCGATGACTTTCTGACCAAGCCGATTGATCCCAAACACCTGATTTCAACCCTCCACAACCGGGGCCGGCGCGCGCGCTCTCTGCTCGCGCTCATGATCCGTGACAGCCTCACAGGGCTATACAACCACACCCATACGCTGTACCTGCTGGATCAGGAAATTGTCCGTGCGCGGCAGAAGAACCAGTCTTTGTGCTTTGCGATGATTGATATTGATTACTTCAAGAAGGTAAACGACACCTTCGGTCACCCCATAGGCGACCGGGTTCTCCGGAGCCTTTCGATGTTTCTCAAGCAGCGTTTGCGTAAAACCGACCATGTCGGCCGCTACGGTGGTGAAGAATTCGCCATCATCCTGCCTGACACCCGCCCAAGTGATGCCCGCAATGTTCTCAACGAAATTCGTGAGCGCTTCTCTGAGCTGAAGCAGCCTGCAGGCGACAGGGAGTTCAATGTCACCTTCAGCTGCGGTGTGGCGGCCTGGGACGACGAGTCGTCCCAAACCTTGCGTGAGCGCGCTGACCGGGCGCTTTATGCATCCAAGAAACATGGGCGCAACTGCGTCATGCTTGCCGATAGCTGA
- a CDS encoding DUF2333 family protein, producing MPGKIRQYFRDKKDDAQDYAGNRGVIGKFVVVVLLVYLLVAVVVGMYWSSEPEPFSVREHTRAVANEMQREPITGFATTVTMIRIAETLLDKPGGYITNDIFPPGLWLDNMPNWEYGVLVQLRDLSRAMRKDISRSQSQSAEDPDLIIAEPQFHFDSSSWAIPSTEAEYRRGITALKRYLNRLSSPEQANAQFFARADNLENWLGDLETRLGSLSRTLGESVGKASVSEAVANVDADNPLNEESSGGDIKTDWTKIDDVFYEARGSSWALLHIFRAIEVDFRKVLQDKNAISSVKQVIIELEGAQGEMWSPVILNGSGFGVLANHSLTMAAYLSRANAAISDMRDLLSRG from the coding sequence ATGCCAGGCAAAATCAGACAGTATTTCAGGGACAAAAAGGACGATGCTCAGGATTATGCTGGCAACAGGGGCGTAATCGGCAAGTTTGTAGTGGTTGTTCTGCTGGTATACCTGCTGGTGGCAGTGGTGGTGGGGATGTACTGGAGCAGTGAACCAGAGCCTTTCTCTGTGCGGGAACATACCCGGGCGGTTGCCAATGAGATGCAGAGGGAGCCTATAACCGGCTTTGCCACGACGGTAACCATGATCCGTATAGCTGAAACCCTTCTGGACAAGCCGGGCGGCTATATTACCAATGATATTTTCCCGCCTGGCCTGTGGCTGGATAACATGCCCAACTGGGAATACGGAGTGCTGGTGCAATTGCGTGACCTGTCCCGCGCCATGCGTAAAGATATCAGCCGCTCCCAAAGCCAGTCCGCAGAAGACCCGGACCTGATTATTGCCGAGCCACAATTTCACTTTGACAGCTCCAGTTGGGCTATTCCCTCGACGGAAGCTGAGTACCGCAGAGGTATTACGGCGTTGAAGCGTTACCTTAATCGCCTTTCCAGTCCGGAACAGGCGAATGCCCAGTTTTTTGCCAGAGCCGATAACCTGGAAAACTGGCTGGGTGATCTGGAAACCCGTCTGGGCAGTCTGTCGCGTACTCTGGGAGAGAGCGTCGGCAAAGCGTCTGTGTCAGAGGCGGTGGCCAATGTTGACGCAGACAATCCGCTGAATGAGGAAAGCAGCGGGGGTGATATAAAAACTGACTGGACGAAGATTGATGATGTGTTCTACGAAGCCCGTGGCAGTTCCTGGGCGCTGTTGCATATCTTCCGGGCGATTGAAGTGGATTTCCGTAAAGTGCTTCAGGATAAAAATGCCATCTCCAGCGTTAAGCAGGTAATCATTGAGCTTGAAGGTGCTCAGGGTGAGATGTGGAGCCCGGTTATTCTGAACGGCAGCGGATTTGGTGTTCTGGCGAACCATTCACTGACGATGGCGGCCTATCTTTCCCGTGCTAACGCGGCGATCAGTGATATGCGGGATCTGTTGTCCCGGGGATGA
- the ppa gene encoding inorganic diphosphatase: MQFDNIPAGKNPPEDIYVAIEIPANSSPVKYELDKDMGALLVDRFMATPMFYPANYGFIPHTLADDGDPLDVLVVTPYPIQAGSVIRCRPVGVLNMEDEAGGDAKLVAVPHDKLTNAYQDVKDIDDLPSLLRDQIRHFFENYKTLEPGKWVKVQGWDNAAAAKKAIVESINAYKG, encoded by the coding sequence ATGCAATTCGACAACATCCCCGCAGGCAAAAACCCGCCTGAAGATATCTACGTTGCCATCGAAATTCCGGCCAACAGCTCTCCGGTAAAGTACGAGCTGGACAAGGATATGGGTGCTCTTCTGGTTGACCGTTTTATGGCAACTCCCATGTTCTATCCGGCCAACTACGGGTTCATTCCTCACACATTGGCTGATGACGGCGACCCTCTGGACGTTCTGGTTGTTACCCCATACCCGATTCAGGCCGGCTCCGTGATCCGCTGCCGCCCTGTCGGCGTCCTGAACATGGAAGACGAAGCTGGCGGCGACGCCAAGCTGGTAGCCGTACCCCATGACAAGCTGACCAACGCCTACCAGGACGTAAAGGACATCGACGATCTGCCCTCATTGCTGCGCGATCAGATCCGACACTTCTTTGAAAACTATAAAACACTTGAGCCAGGAAAATGGGTCAAGGTTCAGGGCTGGGATAACGCAGCCGCTGCCAAGAAAGCCATTGTCGAGTCGATCAACGCCTACAAAGGCTGA